AGGGTGTGTGCCTGAATTTGGCAATTAAGAAATCtggagagccgggcagtggtggcgcacatctttgatccagcacttgggaggcagaggcaggtggatttctgagttcgaggccagcctggtcttcagagtgaattccaggacagctggggctacacagagaaaccctgtctcgaagagagagagagagagagagagagagagagagagagagagagagagagagagagagaaatctggagAGAGGCCTATTTTTCCATTCTTGTCTTTTTTTACCCCCTTGCTCTCAATTTATCTCACCTACAGCTGCTTTGGTCTCCCTGGACTCCGTAGGCCAGCAGGAGACTTACACCTCTGGGCAGCTAAGCTCTCTGACCTACAGCACTGTTACAGCCAGAAAGAACCCCATTTACAATCCCCAGAGGATGGAGTTGGAGTCTGAGGAGTAGTGGGAAATCATCCAGGCCCAAGCTACGGGACCCAAGACCAATTCAAACATCAAGACTCCCCATTGCTGGCTTCAAGGCGGTTGTTTCCTCTCTCCTAACCCTAACTGTTGTCTCCATCCCATGGCGTAGGCATTCACAGCCTAATTGAGTTCCTGCCCAATTGCCCTGTCCACTCACAGCCGGGTTTTTCTCTAGGCCAGACCCTCATCTTGTGTTCTCTCTGTTCTGTTATTAAAGAGCCCCAAGTTGTCTTGTTTCTGCGCGAGGTAGTGATGGAAGGGGAATGGAAAGGACTCCTTTGATTTTCTTGAGGACCCAGTTACAATGAAGTCAAGCTGGTCCCCAAATGTGCCGAGTCTCGCCCGAGGCCAGAAGGATTCTGCATTCTCAAGCATTCTCCTTTGCCTCCAGGGCTCTGGCCCTGGACCTCTGCCCACGCCCCATCCTCCTGCGCCCACAGTCACGTCAATTAGCGGAGCTTCCGCCTCCGGATCCCGGTTCCTCGGCGCTACTCCCTCTTTAGGGACAGTCCAACAGCGCGTCTCATAAGACTGGCCCAGAGCCCCAAGTGTGCTGACCCCAGGTTCCCTTCCCGACCCCCGTTCCCTTAATTGGGAGGCCCCGCCCCGTGCGCACTGACGTCGAACGCTGCTGTCAGCCGGCGCTAGGGGGGGTCGGTTTGGGGTAGAATGGCCGCTGCCGCCGTCACCCGCGGGACCCCGGGAGGTAAGAGCCAGGGCCTCTAGCCCGCCTCTCCGCCCCCGCGCCAGGGGGCGCAGCTCCACGCCGCCCGGGTGTGGAGCGCGGCGCTGGGGACCACCGTCCCTCCTCCCGGTTTGCCCCCACCTCACCGCTTCCGTCCTCTTTCCCCGCGCCAGGGGGCGCCGCTAGGCGCAGGGCCCCATCACGGATCAGAGAGTACGGGGACAGTCCCCAGACCCTCTCACCGGGCTTCCGCACTGCCCCTTGCCTGCCAGGTGTTCATGAACTctgctcagctgcttctccagaaCATCCGGGTTTGCGGGCGGGATCTCCTCCCACATCTGGGAGTCTCCCAGGACCCCCGCCCACTTTGGGGAGAGCACCCTACCCCCCCGTGACAGTCGTGTCATAGACCACCACTCTCAGGCCGCAGTCTCATCCGGCTCCAGCTCTGCACCTTGGCAAACTGCCTAGACAGAGCTGAGCACCTGCACCCTGGGGTAGACTCCTTTTCCCAATCCTAGCCTCTCTGCACACCTCCAATCCTGAATGGGCTTCCACCCCCTCTCCATCCCCGGACACCTGGCAGAGCCAGCGCAGAGAACCTCCTCCAGCTCCCATCTGTTCCTTAAGAGGGCGGAGGCTCAGGCTGGAGCCAGAGCAGTAGAGGGGATATGGTAGGCTGGGAgccagagaagaagcagaggtTGGGGAAATAGGAGTGTTGGGTAAAGTGAAATTCTAGCTGCAAAGAGGAAGCCGGCATGTCCCACCCGGAAGCTTGCTCCAACATATCTATTCCAAATTCTCCCAGTCCCTGACCAAccccagagagggagagagagagagagagagagagagagagagagagagagagagaacatgagagagagaacatgagagagagaacatgagagagagaacgagaacacgAACATGAGGTCAGTTATCAGATCTACCCTTCCCCTAAAAAGtcaaagagagaaggaaattcGGGTGTGTCTTCAAAAGCCCAGCTTGTTACCAGACTTAGATCTGCTTTCCTCCAGCATCCAAGCCATCCTTCTAGGACCAGAGCCCTAGTTCTCACAACTGGCCCACCCTTAGCTCTAACCTTGCTCTCCCTTCCTAGATGcaccctgactttttttttttttttttttttttcctgtttgatttTCCGTGGAGGAAAAAGATCTACTAACTGACCTCACCTACTCTCTCTTTCAGGTCTGTCAGGGCCTAGGAGAATCTGGGTTAGACATGCAGGATCCAGCTTCCTGCCCTAGGGAATGCTCCAACACTGTCAGCATCCCCCACTCATCCCTTCCTTCACGATCACTCTGTTCTGTCTTGTCTCCCAACTCCTGTTGGTTCCCGGCACTATGTTCTTTCATCTCTATTCTCTGGTTCTGCGGTCACAATCTAgttccacattttcttcatctttcccaGATACCAGCACTGAGTTCTACACCCCTTACTCACCAAAAGCTCCTTATCTTGGAGTAAAGTGGGGGCTTCTCCCATGACCTTGTTCTCGCCTTTTGCAGCAcagactccccctccccccggCCCCTCAGGCCGGGGGTGACCTTGCCCCCTGGAACCTTCACCATGAATACCAAGGACACCACTGAGGTTGCTGGTAAGTTCACAAAATGGGTTCTCAGTTTGGGCACAGCCTTGTTTTGCTACTGCCTGTCCCTCTGAATCTTTGCTCCCTCTTCTCTCATCCTGGTGCAGGTCCTCTCGGGGCCTTACATTTAGCTCCTTTCCTGTTTGCCTCTAACAAAGCTATTCCTCTGGTCCCCTCTAGAGAACAGCCACCACCTGAAGATCTTCCTCCCCAAGAAACTGCTGGAGTGTCTTCCTCGATGCCCACTGCTGCCTCCAGAGCGGCTCCGATGGAATACAAATGAGGTTTTCTAGGGATCTTGGGGGATTGGGGCTGGGGGAGGTGGAGTGCTATGTCTGTGGACACACAGTGCTGAGCATGGTTCTAGGCCTTTGGAGATTATAGAATTGTAAAGGCTTGGACCTTATGAGTGTCCATTTCTCTTCAGTATAATccaagtcctggctgtcctggactcactctgtagaccaggctggcctcgaactcagaaatctgcctgcctctgcctcccaagtgctgggattaaaggcgtgtgccaccactgcccggccaccgTAGATGTTAATGAAGAGAAagtgattggttttgtttctatgtGTTAAGTGCTTGTTTTTGGACAAGGTATCATGTAGTCCACGTGAGCCTTGCACTTGCTATGCAGCCAAGGTTGACCTTAAATatccagtcctcctgcctctactgcctgagtgttgggattcTAAATGTGTGCCACAGAGCATAGTTAATGAAGTGCTGGGGAATGAACTCGAGGCCTTGTGCaagctaggcaagccctctactgactgagctactCCCTTgccctggctttgaactcttgatccttctgatTCACATGTTTGTGAAGGCAGAGGTCTATGTCATATGGCTTCCTCAGTCATTCTgccttaattttttgagacagggtctttaaaTGGACTTGAAGCTCACTGATTGGCCAGCCAGCCCCAGAATCATCTTGTGTCTCTTTCCCCgatactaggattataggcaccaggcatgaacaGTTGtgcctagctttttatgtgggttacGGGGATCTGAATTGGTGTCCACACTtatacagcaagtactttactgattTAGTCATGTGGGCTggagctcctgatcctcctgcctctgtttcctgagtgctgggattacaggtgtgtacccaCATGTCTGTCTCAGAGTCCCTGCTTTTTACCACCTTTTAGAGGCACAAAATTCTTGTCACACCTTTTGTATTTTGTGTACATGTTCCCTTGCATGTAGTTGGTGACTGGTGATTATTGATTCAGTACTAGAATTATCTGTAAAACTGGGGGGTAGTGGTTCACACccataatcttagcactcaggaggcagagtgctAAGATTAGTAACTATGACCATcttggtctacatacagagtATAGGGCAGGCCAAGGTTATGTAGTGAGACTGTACTGTCAATAAAAATGGGAGTGTTTGCATATGGTTCTTGTAAGTCTATAAAGCCCCCACGAAGTTCAGAGAAGCAACAGGACTTCCAGACACATAGAGACATTTCATGGTCCTGAGGAGTGTGGGCACTACTGTGAAGGGTGTGGTTGTTGGAGGTCTGCTCAGGAAGCAAACAGTGAGCACATCTGGCAGGCCCAGCAGGCTGGATTTGAGTAAATACAGGGATAATTGTGTGATACTTTGTCTGAAAACCTTGGAAACAGACAGAGAACCTGGAGTTCTTGTCAGTGTCAAATTGTCAGATTGATGGTTCTCACAGAGAAAGTACCTAATATGAACAAAGGATAAACTTGAAGCTGGCCCCATGATATAGGCTCTAGTAGGCAGAGAGATAGGTTAGGTTGGTGTTTTTCTCCTCTGGGTACTTGAACctggggccttgcacatgctaaacAAGCATCGTCTTTTTCTGTTATtcagctatatccccagcctaaGGTCAGGTTTCATCTGAGATAGAGCTTGCTGTTCCTAAGAGGGCTCTGTGGCCCTGCTGGGTCCACATACTGGAAGAGCCTTACAATAGGTGGCATACCTCTGCAGAGGTCCTGAGACAGTGACCAAGTGGGGACACCTACCCAAGTGCTTCCTTTCCTACAGGAGATTGCATCCTACCTGATCACCTTTGAGAAACATGATGAGTGGCTGTCTTGTGCCCCAAAGACAAGGTGAGAAAGCTCTCCAGTGTGAAGAGTAACAAATCCTGGCCTGTGTTTATAAAAATCAAGCCTCCCACCCCCATTTCCAGGCCTCAAAATGGCTCCATTATCCTCTACAATCGTAAGAAGGTGAAATACCGGAAGGATGGTTACCTTTGGAAGAAGCGGAAGGATGGGAAGACTACCCGAGAGGACCACATGAAACTGAAGGTCCAGGGCATGGAGGTAAGAGCCCTTGCCCTTGTCCACACTCCAGCCCGTCAGGGTGTGGGACTGTTGTCTGCCCTTCCCGCTCATCAGTCTGACTGATGGCTGAGCTCACTCTCACTTCCCATTTGCCCTTCATGATAACTTTTTGACATGATGGACAGTCCCTCACTTCCCTCACAATTCCCTCAAGGATCCAAGTAATGATATTCTTAAACATGGGCTTCTCTTCCCACATCCTCGTTCTTCTGCACTTCCTCTCTGCCCTTAGAGTTCTTTCTCACATCTCAACTTGGGTACTTTTTGTAAGACCCCACTCCGACCCCCAGCTcctctgttcccttctttctgtcCCTCAACCGTGACTTAAAGCCTGCTGGAATTTGGAAGGGATGGGAAGaaggtgggggtagggagaggaCTGAAGAGGAACTGGTGGAAAGATTGGGATTCCTGCAAAGGAACTGAACAGAGGAAGAGTTGGGGAGCAGActagccctccccccaccccagcctgtcTCCTGGCAGTGTCTCTATGGCTGCTACGTTCACTCTTCCATCGTCCCCACATTCCATCGGCGCTGCTATTGGCTGCTCCAGGTAAGAACTGAGAACTCGGCCAGATTTCTGGTCTTTGAGGAAAATgggttctcaaaagatgaagtgAACTAGACTCTGAGTGGGAAAAAGTAGAAAGGAAATCAGAGATAGAACATGATAGAAATTGAGGTGACTAGGATTGGGGTGATGCCCAGAAGACAGTGAGGACTTGGAGGCTAAGCTCCTGAGGCCTAGACCCCATGGCTCTCTCTGTGCCTTTGTGCCCCCAGAACCCTGACATCGTCCTTGTGCACTACCTGAACGTCCCAGCCCTGGAGGATTGTGGAAAGGGCTGTAGCCCCATCTTTTGTTCTATCAGTAGCGACCGGCGAGAATGGCTGAAGTGGTCACGTGAGGAGCTATTGGGACAGCTGAAGCCCATGTGTAAGGAGCAAACAGGGATGAACTCTAAGGGAGAGTGAGAGTGGAATTTTCCAAAAGCACTGGGGTTCTGTGCCCAAACCCTGTAGGTAACTATTTCTCTCTAAGTCAGGAGGGCACTTTCCTGTTTGGATACTGGATACTGAGCCTGTACAGTCTAAGATGTGGAATGTGGAGGGGAGTGAAAGACAGCTGTGGGCTGTATGTCTGAGCAGTTTTAAGTTTAGCATATCAGAGGTTGGGAGGAAACATGAAGGTACTTTGAAAGTCTCACTGTATTTCCCCCAAATCTCCTGTAGTTCATGGCATCAAGTGGAGCTGTGGGAATGGGTCAGAGGAATTCTCCGTGGAACAGTTGGTGCAACAGATCTTGGACACCCACCCAACCAAGCCAGCACCCCGAACCCATGCTTGTCTCTGCAGTGGGGGCCTTGGTAAGTGACCCCTGACTTTGGGACTCCTTTCCCAGTTAGCCACATTGCTTAGTAACTGCCCTGATGAAATTTGCATACTAATTTGCAAGTCTTTGCATGTCCAGAAAGATGGACCAGATGAGCAAAGAACTCCTGATCTGAGGGTACTAGCCCCAGAAATGTATACAATCCTGGCAGTCCACAGCTCATCTGCCCAGTGCTTTCAGTAATTCCTCCCCTACTACCACATACCACCAATTACACCCAACCTTAGGTTTGATCCTATTTGGTTCTTCTTTTGTCCTTTTTGCTCTGCCTTTCGCTAGTGCCTCAAGCCAGGACTCCTCCCCCACTCTGTTCCTCTAGTCCTGTTTGAGTGAAactgaagggaggggagggggagatccACTTTTGATGCCTCCCAGTGGTCATAATCAGTATTACACTCTAggtttactgtgtgtgtgtgtgtgtgtgtgtgtgtgtgtgtgtgtgtgtgtgtgtgtgtgtgtgtgtgttgggggggtggtGGGATGGGTGTGGGAAGTGGAAGAATAGGGATCAGGGGGTGTTTCCAGAAAGGGGCTGCTAGGGAAAAAATGTATCttatcccttctcttctccctactTCTCTCCACTCCAGGTTCTGGGAGCCTTACCCACAAATGCAGTAGCACGAAACACCGCATCATCTCTCCCAAAGTGGAGCCTCGAGCTTTAACCCTGGCTTCTATATCCCACTCCAAGCCCCCTGAACCTCCACCACTGAGAGCTCCACTTCCTCCAGAGCTCCCCAAGGCACATacctccccatcttcctcttcttcctcctcttcctcctcctcctcaggatTTGCAGAACCCCTAGAAATCAGACCTAGCCCTCCTACCTCTCAAGGGGGTTCATCAAGAGGAGGCACTGCTATCCTCCTCCTAACAGGACTAGAGCAACGTGCTGGGGGCCTGACACCCACTAGACACTTGGCTCCACAGGCTGAACCTAGACCTCCTGTGAGCTTGGCTGTGGTTGTAGGTTCTGAGCCTTCTGCCCCACCAGCTCCTCCCAGCCCTGCCTTTGACCCTGATCGTTTTCTCAACAGCCCTCAAAGGGGCCAGACATACGGAGGGGGCCAAGGAGTAAACCCAGACTTCCCTGAGGCAGAGGGCACTCATACTCCCTGTCCTGCCCTGGAACCTGCTGCTGCCCTGGAGCCCCAGGCAGCTGCTCGAGGTCTCCCTCCACAGCTGGGAGCAAGtgggagaagaggaaacaaattCTTCATCCAAGATGAtgatagtggggaggaactcaGGGGTCCGGGAACAGTGGGGCCTGTCCCTTCACCCCCTCCTTCATCCCCATCCTCCCCTGCCGCCTTGCAGCCTTCAGGCAGGGCGACAAGAGGAGAAGCCTTGTTTGGAGGCTCTGCTGGCAGCACCAGTGAGCTAGAGCCCTTCAGTCTTTCATCATTCCCAGACCTTATGGGAGAACTCATCAGTGATGAAGCTCCAGGTGTCCCTGCCCCAACCCCCCAGCTCTCTCCTGCTCTTAACTCCATCACAGACTTTTCCCCAGAGTGGTCCTACCCAGAGGTGAGTCAGGTTTTTCTTCTCCCATTAGTTTTTGGagttttcaaaatgaattttattaatCCTTACCCCATGGCCTTGTTCACGTAAATGTTAGGAATCAAATCCATCTTTATTAAGCGTATACTCTGCCATTAAGTGATTCTACCAagtccttcctcctcctggctCTTCTAACCTTTACTTTTATGTGAACTACAGTTTTCCCACATACCTTTTCCCATGTCTACTCTTTCCCATGTTCCTGGAGCCCCTTCGGGGACCTCGTTCTTGGTGACTGTTTTAAGGGAAGGATACAGGGGTCTTTAATcctagaccacacacacacacacacacacacacacacacacacacacgagatgcCTGCAGACTCTGAGCAGATGAGAGGCTGTGGTCAGCAGTGGAGAAGTTCTCCTGTGCttagagagggaaaggggaaccGCAGTGGAGTGAAGGAGCTTAGCAGCAGAGCTGACACTCTTGGGGAGCCCCAAGTTCTGCTTCTTGGTAGACTCAGAACATTCTAGTTAAGGGCTGAGGGTGAGGCTCAGTGGTTTAACATTTGCCTAGCATAGACAAGGCCTTGGGCTTGGGCTGGATCCTCAGCACTGAGGAAAGGTGGGGCACgctaatcccagtactcaagaaaCAGAAGCTAGATGATCAGGAATTCTAGGccatctttagctacatagtaagtttgagaccagcctaagtTTTATGAGATTCTATttaaatcaaaaaacaaaaagacagaaggaaaacttAGTTCTGATGAGATAAATAAGCACTCGGCAGAACCCTGAGACTCTAGCACAACTGCAGTCATGTGACTGTCTGATTTGTGTCTGCAGGGTGGGGTCAAGGTGCTCATCACAGGCCCCTGGACGGAGGCCGCAGAGCATTACTCCTGCGTCTTCGATCACATCGCAGTGCCGGCCTCCCTGGTCCAGCCTGGTGTCTTACGCTGCTACTGTCCTGGTATGGAGATTGGGAATGATATGGGGAGGGACTGCCACTATGGACAGTTAAGATGGGTGAGGACCTCCAGATTTCCAGGAAGCACTGGACAAAGACCGCTTCCAGCCCTGAAGCACAGTGCCCAGTTCCCCTGCATATAGAAGAGCTTGGCCTTAATGTCAGCAAATCTAGGATCTGATCTAAGAAGTCTACTTGTTAGCTAACCAGTGATCTTCTCTAAAATTCTACACCtcccttgtgttttcttcctcTAAGGTTAAGCATTTGGCTAAAGGGATCTCTAATGTCTATACTGCCTCTGTAGCTTAGATAGAGCCAGGGTCTTCTGTACCAATCCTGGGAGTCTCATCAGCCATATGTACttgtttaattaaatttaaaacctGTTTCCTCGGGCATACTAACCATATTTCAAGTGCTCAATCACCACACATTCCAGTGCTCCCAAGTTGAGTATTTTAGATGTAGGCATTCCCATCACTGTAGAAACTTCTGGACAGCAATGGTCTATGCCTCTATTCTGCCACCACCCTTCCTTACAATCTAACACTCAACAGTTGTCTTCCTTGGGGGACAGGTTAGCAGTATTGTAGTCTTTCCTAGTCACCACAGCCCCAGTCAAAAGGGAAGGGGATAAGAAAGGAAACAGGGATAAGGTCAGAGAAGCTGGCAACTAGGGGGCTCTGGTCTAGAGGTTGAAACCTGCCAGCTTTATCCTCAGGGTGGTAGACATTGAGACTCTGGACACAGCTCCTACTGGACACGGCTGGTAAACAGACAGATTCCCTTTCCTGCATTTCAATAAGGGTCATGACCTCTGAACTCTGGTCTAAAGGATTAAAAGAGTTAACTACCATCACGTTTGCTGAGCAACACCCTTAAGGGTCTACATGCAATAATTCTCTGGTTCTTAGAAGGTATTAAGTTATTGAATAAAGAGTCTCCCCTCCCCATTAGTGCAAAGGCCACACTGCTGAAGCTAGGGGTCTCTTGGCCCACAGCAAGGGAACAGGAGAAATAAGGAATCATCATCACTGGCTCTAATAGAGTTAATCAGGAAACCAGCCAGGAAAGGAGCAAGGACAGAGCCCTCCCTTCTGACCTGTTCTCCCCAGCCCATGAGGTAGGGCTGGTGTCTTTGCAGGTGGCGGGGCGGGAAggccctctctctgcttctgtgctcTTTGAGTATCGAGCCCGCCGGTTCCTGTCTCTGCCCAGTACACAGCTTGACTGGTTGTCACTGGATGGTAAGTACTGAGCCCTTGGACCCAAGATCTTAGGTATGACATGTTTGCAttcaagtggtacacagacatacatgcaggcagaactcccatgcatataaaataaaatttaaaaaaaatttaaaaattataggttacttatttttgtttttcttttggatgaTAAAGATGTTTTCATTATAGGAGTTTtagaaattacagaaaaacaaaaatggaaacgTGTAATAGTATTAACATGGCTATTATTGAAGTGTTCTCTCTTACCCATAGAGGCATACACAAGTCCATATGCTCACAAGCATATTTATTTGGTCTTGTTTCTGcttttacttgttttcttttctggtgaTCTGAGAATTCTGAGTCTGCTGCTTCCTCAgagtttgcttttcttcctctagGTAGATCTGTTGCTTTGTGATTCTTCTCAGTTATGCTATCATACCTGTTAGTCTTCTTGTCTCCTGCCATTCCTCCTTCTCTTAGAGCTTCTGGTTGCTACTTTTGCCTCACTCTTTggcagtgtatgtatgtgtgtgtgcgcgtgtgcacatatgtgtgctcCTGTTACAGTTGTCACATGGCCTTAGCACTGCTGGGTTGTCTGTGTGATTTTAATCTGTCTTCCTTGGACCTCAGTAGCCTTCCCTGGCCTGCCCTGTCCTGCCCTGTCCTGCTCTGGTCTGCTCTGGCCTGCTCTGGCCTGCTCTGGTCTGCCCTGGCCTGCTCTGGCCTGCTCTGGCTGTTCATCACTTTATTCTAATCATTGTGCCATCTCTCTGCTGggtctcctctcttcccagtttcctTGAACTCTATCTGATCATGCTTATCTTCTTTTCTAATTGCTTGATTGGGACTTACtggctctgttctttctttcctcactgtCACCTTAAAATTTCTGTTCCCCTGTCTGTCCTGAGTTTCTGCTCATCATTCCCTCTGTCATGGCATTGTGGAACATCCAGTCTTCACtgtttttctgtgttgttttccCCAGGTTCTGCTCCcctctcactttctctccttGTCCTTGTTGATCTCAGAAGGGGATGGATATAGctcatgtttatgtgtatacatgtgtgtgtaggtttgtgcatggagttgggaggagggagaTGAGCATAGCCATCCATCTCTGCTACTTTCCTTTCCCAACCATCCTTTGTGAATAGCTGCAGGGGACCTGCTGGGGtaggcagtggttttcaactaTAGTCTTTGGAGTAGTGGTTAACTTAGGAGGGGGACCTTGGAAACTTCAGCCCAGCGTGGAGGACAATGGTAGAGTTTGGAGCAAGAACTTGGGGAGCATGCTgtttaggaaaaggctggaagaggaCATGGTACTATGTGGCTTGGTTAGCTGAGGACCAGATGGGCCCTGGGGAATTCCTGCTGTCTCTGTATTAGAGGAAACAACCTTGGTTCTTAATCCCAGTTCTAGTATATGTGACTTAGGAGCTTTAGCTCAAGAGCTGAGTCTTGGGGAGTTCTGTTTAGATGAGTGGGTGAGGGGGTGTTGTATAGAGTAAGAGCAAGCTCCATCACCCCATTCTTCACCCCCAGATCTTGAGTACAACTGCTAGTAGTCTTCCTAGCATCACACAGATCCTGCTTACTTAGCTCCCATGCCCACCCTA
The nucleotide sequence above comes from Arvicanthis niloticus isolate mArvNil1 chromosome 6, mArvNil1.pat.X, whole genome shotgun sequence. Encoded proteins:
- the Camta2 gene encoding calmodulin-binding transcription activator 2 isoform X6 gives rise to the protein MNTKDTTEVAENSHHLKIFLPKKLLECLPRCPLLPPERLRWNTNEEIASYLITFEKHDEWLSCAPKTRPQNGSIILYNRKKVKYRKDGYLWKKRKDGKTTREDHMKLKVQGMENPDIVLVHYLNVPALEDCGKGCSPIFCSISSDRREWLKWSREELLGQLKPMFHGIKWSCGNGSEEFSVEQLVQQILDTHPTKPAPRTHACLCSGGLGSGSLTHKCSSTKHRIISPKVEPRALTLASISHSKPPEPPPLRAPLPPELPKAHTSPSSSSSSSSSSSSGFAEPLEIRPSPPTSQGGSSRGGTAILLLTGLEQRAGGLTPTRHLAPQAEPRPPVSLAVVVGSEPSAPPAPPSPAFDPDRFLNSPQRGQTYGGGQGVNPDFPEAEGTHTPCPALEPAAALEPQAAARGLPPQLGASGRRGNKFFIQDDDSGEELRGPGTVGPVPSPPPSSPSSPAALQPSGRATRGEALFGGSAGSTSELEPFSLSSFPDLMGELISDEAPGVPAPTPQLSPALNSITDFSPEWSYPEGGVKVLITGPWTEAAEHYSCVFDHIAVPASLVQPGVLRCYCPAHEVGLVSLQVAGREGPLSASVLFEYRARRFLSLPSTQLDWLSLDDSQFRMSILERLEQMEKRMAEIAAAGQAPGQGPEAPPIQDEGQGPGFEARVVVLVESMIPRSTWRGPERLIHRSPFRGMSLLHLAAAQGYARLIETLSQWRSVETGSLDLEQEVDPLNVDHFSCTPLMWACALGHLEAAVLLFCWNRQALSIPDSLGRLPLSVAHSRGHVRLARCLEELQRQELSVEHPLALSPPSSSPDTGLSSVSSPSELSDGTFSVTSAYSSAPDGSPPPAPLLASEISMEMIPGQLSSGAPETPLLLMDYEATNSKESAPSPSGLPLAQDDGVAPEDADSPPAVDVIPVDMISLAKQIIEATPERIKREDFSELPEAGASPREHTGTVGLSETMSWLASYLENVDHFPSSAPPSELPFERGRLAVPPAPSWAEFLSASTSGKMENDFALLTLSDHEQRELYEAARVIQTAFRKYKGRRLKEQQEVAAAVIQRCYRKYKQFALYKKMTQAAILIQSKFRSYYEQKRFQQSRRAAVLIQQHYRSYRRRPGPPHRPSGALPARNKGTFLTKKQDQAARKIMRFLRRCRHRMRELKQNQELEGLPQPGLAT
- the Camta2 gene encoding calmodulin-binding transcription activator 2 isoform X3; this encodes MNTKDTTEVAENSHHLKIFLPKKLLECLPRCPLLPPERLRWNTNEEIASYLITFEKHDEWLSCAPKTRPQNGSIILYNRKKVKYRKDGYLWKKRKDGKTTREDHMKLKVQGMEPVSWQCLYGCYVHSSIVPTFHRRCYWLLQNPDIVLVHYLNVPALEDCGKGCSPIFCSISSDRREWLKWSREELLGQLKPMFHGIKWSCGNGSEEFSVEQLVQQILDTHPTKPAPRTHACLCSGGLGSGSLTHKCSSTKHRIISPKVEPRALTLASISHSKPPEPPPLRAPLPPELPKAHTSPSSSSSSSSSSSSGFAEPLEIRPSPPTSQGGSSRGGTAILLLTGLEQRAGGLTPTRHLAPQAEPRPPVSLAVVVGSEPSAPPAPPSPAFDPDRFLNSPQRGQTYGGGQGVNPDFPEAEGTHTPCPALEPAAALEPQAAARGLPPQLGASGRRGNKFFIQDDDSGEELRGPGTVGPVPSPPPSSPSSPAALQPSGRATRGEALFGGSAGSTSELEPFSLSSFPDLMGELISDEAPGVPAPTPQLSPALNSITDFSPEWSYPEGGVKVLITGPWTEAAEHYSCVFDHIAVPASLVQPGVLRCYCPAHEVGLVSLQVAGREGPLSASVLFEYRARRFLSLPSTQLDWLSLDDSQFRMSILERLEQMEKRMAEIAAAGQAPGQGPEAPPIQDEGQGPGFEARVVVLVESMIPRSTWRGPERLIHRSPFRGMSLLHLAAAQGYARLIETLSQWRSVETGSLDLEQEVDPLNVDHFSCTPLMWACALGHLEAAVLLFCWNRQALSIPDSLGRLPLSVAHSRGHVRLARCLEELQRQELSVEHPLALSPPSSSPDTGLSSVSSPSELSDGTFSVTSAYSSAPDGSPPPAPLLASEISMEMIPGQLSSGAPETPLLLMDYEATNSKESAPSPSGLPLAQDDGVAPEDADSPPAVDVIPVDMISLAKQIIEATPERIKREDFSELPEAGASPREHTGTVGLSETMSWLASYLENVDHFPSSAPPSELPFERGRLAVPPAPSWAEFLSASTSGKMENDFALLTLSDHEQRELYEAARVIQTAFRKYKGRRLKEQQEVAAAVIQRCYRKYKQFALYKKMTQAAILIQSKFRSYYEQKRFQQSRRAAVLIQQHYRSYRRRPGPPHRPSGALPARNKGTFLTKKQDQAARKIMRFLRRCRHRMRELKQNQELEGLPQPGLAT
- the Camta2 gene encoding calmodulin-binding transcription activator 2 isoform X5 — its product is MNTKDTTEVAENSHHLKIFLPKKLLECLPRCPLLPPERLRWNTNEEIASYLITFEKHDEWLSCAPKTRPQNGSIILYNRKKVKYRKDGYLWKKRKDGKTTREDHMKLKVQGMENPDIVLVHYLNVPALEDCGKGCSPIFCSISSDRREWLKWSREELLGQLKPMFHGIKWSCGNGSEEFSVEQLVQQILDTHPTKPAPRTHACLCSGGLGSGSLTHKCSSTKHRIISPKVEPRALTLASISHSKPPEPPPLRAPLPPELPKAHTSPSSSSSSSSSSSSGFAEPLEIRPSPPTSQGGSSRGGTAILLLTGLEQRAGGLTPTRHLAPQAEPRPPVSLAVVVGSEPSAPPAPPSPAFDPDRFLNSPQRGQTYGGGQGVNPDFPEAEGTHTPCPALEPAAALEPQAAARGLPPQLGASGRRGNKFFIQDDDSGEELRGPGTVGPVPSPPPSSPSSPAALQPSGRATRGEALFGGSAGSTSELEPFSLSSFPDLMGELISDEAPGVPAPTPQLSPALNSITDFSPEWSYPEGGVKVLITGPWTEAAEHYSCVFDHIAVPASLVQPGVLRCYCPAHEVGLVSLQVAGREGPLSASVLFEYRARRFLSLPSTQLDWLSLDDSQFRMSILERLEQMEKRMAEIAAAGQAPGQGPEAPPIQDEGQGPGFEARVVVLVESMIPRSTWRGPERLIHRSPFRGMSLLHLAAAQGYARLIETLSQWRSVETGSLDLEQEVDPLNVDHFSCTPLMWACALGHLEAAVLLFCWNRQALSIPDSLGRLPLSVAHSRGHVRLARCLEELQRQELSVEHPLALSPPSSSPDTGLSSVSSPSELSDGTFSVTSAYSSAPDGSPPPAPLLASEISMEMIPGQLSSGAPETPLLLMDYEATNSKESAPSPSGLPLAQDDGVAPEDADSPPAVDVIPVDMISLAKQIIEATPERIKREDFSELPEAGASPREHTGTVGLSETMSWLASYLENVDHFPSSAPPSELPFERGRLAVPPAPSWAEFLSASTSGKMENDFALLTLSDHEQRELYEAARVIQTAFRKYKGRRLKEQQEVAAAVIQRCYRKYKQLTWIALKFALYKKMTQAAILIQSKFRSYYEQKRFQQSRRAAVLIQQHYRSYRRRPGPPHRPSGALPARNKGTFLTKKQDQAARKIMRFLRRCRHRMRELKQNQELEGLPQPGLAT